CGTGTTGACAGACCCAGTGCCACGGTGCGGGCCGGCTCAGACATCCGCGTCCCTTCCATCAAACAGCGTGCTGATCAGTGGCGTGATCACCACGTCCACCCGGCCGCCTGGCATGACCGGCCCCCGCGTCACGCGCACATCGTCGATCAGCGAGTCGTCCGCCCAGACGTGCGCGTGCGTCAGGGCGTCCTCCAGCGCCTTGAGCAGTTTGGTGAGATCCTGCGCCCGGCGGCCCGGCGGGAAGGCCGTCAGGTGCAGGGCAAGGCGCGCGGTGGAGTGGCGCAGGCTGGCGATGACGGCCGCCACGCTGCGCCGGTAGTCGCGGCCTTCCTGGCTGAACAGGGTGCGAGCCTGCGGCTGGCCCTTCACTGTGATTACGACCGCGCGCCAGATCGCGTTCACACTGGGCGGATACGGCAGGGTGAAGGTCAGGACGCCGGGCAGCGGCGCTGCTGGACGAGGTGGCAGAAGGGACAGAACCTCGTCCACTCGCGGGGCCGCACTGGGCGTAGGTAGCGGGGCCGGCTGGACGACGGGGGCTGTGAGCGCGTACAGGCCCAGCCGGCTACGCGTCGCGGCGCGCTGCGCGAGGTCCGGGATGCGGCTCAGGTACGCCTCAGCAGCGTCGCGCGTCGGGAAAGGGTTCATCGGGGCTGCCACGCCTGCACGTTCGGCGTGATCGGCGTACCCTCAGCCGTATGACGCCACTGGTGTATCCCCTCACTTCGGACTTGAACGCTGACATGGGCATCATCCCTGTGCCCTGCTTTCACGCCGTGTCGTATGACGGGAACACCGCCGTACTGCAGGCCGATGGGTCGACAGTACCGTTTGACGTCTCGGCACTGACCAGTGAAGAGTTGGAGGACGCCAATCGCAGGTACGGGCGCGACATGCAGGTGCGGGGCCTGGTGGCGTTGCCCACGCGCTGGATGCAGGATCTGCCGGGTGTCACCTTCCGCCCGCCTTACCGCAAGCCGTTGGGTGTACGGGTTGGTGGCCACTGGTATTACGCGTGGCCGCTGCGCTGGGATCCGGAGCGCGACGTGGGGGCTGACACGGTGGTTCGCCTGTCCAGTTGAGGCAAAGGCCTTCGTGTGAATCACGAGCCCTTCACCTCCTCAGCGAAGTTCAGGACAGCCTTCTTCAAGGAGGTGGCCGCATCCCCATACGCAATGGTCTGGTGGCCCTCCGTGTCCACCACGAGGGCCTGCACGGTCGAATTCCCGCTCGCGTCCTGCTTCACCACGATCCGCAGCTCCTGCGTGGCTGTCAGCGACTGCTGGGCGTACGTCAGTCACCAGTCCGCCCAGGTCGGGGTGCCGCTGGATACCTTGGCCTGCACGCTGGCCTGGATGTGCCCCTCCCGCCGCTTCAGACGCTCGTACGTCCCCGCCGTGACGTTCTCGGCGATGGACGCCGCGCGCTGCTCCCCGGTCAGCTCGTGCAGCTTCACCTCCTGCCCGGTATCTGGATGCGGCACGGTCGCGTGCGCGTCGATGGCCGCCGCCACCTCGGCCGCGGCCTTGACCTGGCTCATACTAGGCCGGTCGCTACCTGTCGCCGTGTGAAGGTACTGGGCGACCGCGACGACCTTCTCCGGCTCAGTTCGCCGATCACTTTCGCGGCTTCCTTCAACTCCCTCGCCTGACGCTCGTTCTGCGGCTGTAAACCAATGGTTGTCACGAGCGTGCTGCTGGTCTCGGCCGCATCGATCAGCTGTTAGGCGCGGTACAGGCGCTGGTCGCAGCTGGACAGGAGGGCCTCGCCCACGTCGATGAAGCCCTGCCAGCCCTGTCTTAGGACGGCCTCCAGCTGGTTCAGGGCCTGGCGCTCCTCGGCCGTGATCGCTTCGAGGACCGGGGTCAAGCTCCCTCCACGCCGACGCGCCGACCCGACAGCGACGGGTAGGCTGAAGCATGGACTTTCCCGAACACGAGCGCGTGCTGGACGTGATGCAACAGGGCAGCCTGCTGCTTAGCCGGGTAGAACGTCAGGAGGACCGGGCACGTCCTGGCCCGACCGGCGTCCGCCTGCGCATCCTGAACCGGGGGACACGGCCCGTCACGGTGGATCACGTGACCTTCCAGCAGGAGGACTTGACGGTGACCGCGCCTCTCAACACGCGGGTGGATTCGGCACGCTACCTGGTCGTCGTCGGCCCAGGGACGTTGGACGCGCTGGCCCTGCAGGCGAGTCGCCAAGGCCAGTCGGCCCTCTTCAAGCCACCCCTGCCGTTTGACATGACGGTGTCGGTCTCGACGCCGTATGGCCCGATTGCGTTCACCCTGCGGCTGTGCTGGGGCTTCAGAACCGAGGGCGGATACGGCTTCACGCTGCAAGATCACCCCAGCTGAGGGCGCCATGCCCTAGTCGGCGAGCGGGTTCATGCGACCGTCCACGCAGCTGGGCTGACCAACCGGCACAAGCGGCGCTGCCGGCGCGGCGTGTTCGCCACCACCGGTCGCGCCACGGCTTCCAGCTGGTTCAGGGCCTGCCGCTCGTCCATGCTGAGCGGGACCGGCACACTCAATGTGGGTGCGCCGCCCACGTCGATGAGGGTTCCCCGTCGCGCTTCACGCCATTCAAGGCATGGGGTGGCGTCACCCGCGCACAGTAGACGCTCCCCAAGGAGGCGCTATGACGACACTCACGACCCTGAAAGACCTCGCAGGGGCTGATTGCTGAGTGGGACGAGATGATCCAGGAGGACGTCCTCCCGGCCGCGAAGGACGCCGGATTGATCGCGGCGGCCCAGCGTGTGGAGCATTACGAGATCGCGGGGTATGGCACGGTCGTACGGTACGCGGAGGTGCTTGGGCTGCAGGAGCACGCGACGCTGCTCCGTACGACAGAGCAGGAGGAGAGGGACACGGAGCTCGCACTGACGTCGGCGTCGAACACGATCGACCAGGACGCGGCGCGCGCCTGACCGGCCCGTTCCAGCGCCCGCCTGAAGATCCGGGTGGGCGCTGGTCGTGTCGCCCCCACGGTGCGACATGGTGGTCGGCGCCACCCAGGTCATCGATCGGGAACGGCAGGGCCTCACCGGGCTGCACCGGGTCGAGGGGCATGTTCGGCGGCACGTCGGGCGCGGGCGGCGCGTCCTGCTGCTCGGCCAGGAGCGGATCGGCGTCGATGTCCGGCGCGCCGGCTTGCATCCTCTCTCCGCGCTCGTGTAGCAGTTCATTCGCTGCCTGCTCCATGAGGTCGAGCACCAAGTCTCCGGCCGAGTTGGTCTGCTTCAGTTCCTGCTGAATCTGTTCGCTGAGCGTCGGCTGGTCGCTGACCGTGCACTCCAGCCAATTTGCGGGGCAGACGGTCAGGGTGGTCAACACGCAGCTCGGGCATGCCAGCGTGAGTTTCACGATGAACCAGTACCGGTCGGTGTACAAGAGCGAACGCACGGCCTGGGCGCTGTGAATTGGCGAGCTGACGCTGGTGGGCTGATTCAGGCGTTACGCGCGGCGCACAAACGACTACCTTGCTAGAACGGAAAAAGCCCGCGCTGGGCGGGCTGTTTCGTGGTGGGCGGTGAGGGATTTGAACCCCCGACCTATCGCTTGTAAGGCGAGAGCTCTACCGCTGAGCTAACCGCCCGGGCGAGCCGTCATGCTAATCAACTTGAATCGGGATGACAAGGGGGAGCGTGTCACTCGGCGGCCGGGAAGGTGACGCCGCCCAGCGTGTCGCTGAGGTCGCCGGCGAGCGCAAGGAGCGCCGCGTCGCTGCCCGCCGGCGCGACGAGCAGCACGCCGGCGGGACGGCCGTCCTGCGGAGGTGTGGGCAGCGCGAGGCTGGGGTAGCCGGCCTTGGCGGCCTGCGGGCAGCCGTGGATGCCAGGGTACAGCAGGAGGTGCACGCCGCCGGCGAACAGGGGGTCGAGGCCCCGGTTGCGGCTGAGGTCGAGGTCGCGGCGGCGGGCCTGCCGGTAGTGGGTCTCGCTGGCGTCGCCGCGCGTGCCGTGGGCAGCGTGCAGGAGGATCTGTCCGTAGCGCAGGGCGGTTTCCGGCTGGGCGTCGTTGCCCTCGATGACGTCCCGCATGGTATGGGGGCCGTCCGTCACGCC
This region of Deinococcus metalli genomic DNA includes:
- a CDS encoding RusA family crossover junction endodeoxyribonuclease, whose amino-acid sequence is MNPFPTRDAAEAYLSRIPDLAQRAATRSRLGLYALTAPVVQPAPLPTPSAAPRVDEVLSLLPPRPAAPLPGVLTFTLPYPPSVNAIWRAVVITVKGQPQARTLFSQEGRDYRRSVAAVIASLRHSTARLALHLTAFPPGRRAQDLTKLLKALEDALTHAHVWADDSLIDDVRVTRGPVMPGGRVDVVITPLISTLFDGRDADV
- a CDS encoding DUF892 family protein produces the protein MIAEWDEMIQEDVLPAAKDAGLIAAAQRVEHYEIAGYGTVVRYAEVLGLQEHATLLRTTEQEERDTELALTSASNTIDQDAARA